From the Burkholderia glumae LMG 2196 = ATCC 33617 genome, one window contains:
- the plsY gene encoding glycerol-3-phosphate 1-O-acyltransferase PlsY yields MQILIATVAAYLIGSVSFAVVVSALMGLADPRSYGSKNPGATNVLRSGNRKAAILTLLGDAFKGWLAVWLVRHFGIGGETGVALAAIAVFLGHLYPVFFRFQGGKGVATAAGVLLAISPVLGIATLLSWLVIAFCFRYSSFAALVAAGFAPLFDVYLFGTHDNPVGWAVLAMSVLLVWRHRSNISKLLKGQESRIGEKKKAAPAPRAE; encoded by the coding sequence ATGCAGATTCTGATCGCTACCGTCGCTGCCTACCTGATCGGCTCGGTGTCGTTCGCCGTCGTCGTCAGCGCGTTGATGGGCCTCGCCGATCCCCGCTCGTATGGCTCGAAGAACCCCGGCGCGACCAACGTGCTGCGCAGCGGCAACCGCAAGGCCGCGATCCTGACGCTGCTTGGCGATGCGTTCAAGGGCTGGCTGGCCGTCTGGCTGGTGCGGCACTTCGGGATCGGCGGCGAGACCGGCGTCGCGCTGGCCGCCATCGCGGTATTCCTCGGCCACCTGTATCCGGTTTTCTTTCGCTTCCAGGGCGGCAAGGGCGTGGCGACGGCGGCCGGCGTGCTGCTCGCGATCTCGCCCGTGCTCGGCATCGCCACGCTCTTGAGCTGGCTCGTGATCGCGTTCTGCTTCCGTTATTCGTCGTTCGCCGCGCTGGTGGCCGCCGGGTTCGCGCCGTTGTTCGACGTCTACCTGTTCGGCACGCACGACAATCCGGTCGGCTGGGCCGTGCTGGCGATGAGCGTGCTGCTGGTCTGGCGGCACCGCAGCAATATTTCGAAGCTGCTGAAGGGGCAGGAAAGCCGGATCGGCGAGAAGAAGAAAGCCGCGCCGGCGCCGCGCGCGGAGTGA
- the ybaK gene encoding Cys-tRNA(Pro) deacylase — translation MSKSRHVSETPATQWLRRHGIAFGEHTYDYVEHGGTGESARQLGVDEHAVVKTLVMEDEHARPLVILMHGDRTVSTKNLARQIGAKRVEPCKPEVANRHSGYLVGGTSPFGTKKAMPVYVEASVLDLPSIFVNGGRRGYLVSLAPAVLTAVLGATPVQCASVD, via the coding sequence ATGAGCAAATCCCGACACGTATCCGAAACGCCGGCGACGCAGTGGCTGCGCCGCCACGGCATCGCCTTCGGCGAGCACACCTACGATTACGTCGAGCACGGCGGCACCGGCGAATCGGCGCGGCAGCTCGGCGTGGACGAGCACGCCGTCGTCAAGACGCTGGTGATGGAGGACGAGCACGCCAGGCCGCTGGTGATCCTGATGCACGGCGACCGCACGGTGTCGACCAAGAACCTGGCTCGGCAAATCGGCGCCAAGCGCGTCGAACCCTGCAAGCCCGAGGTCGCCAACCGCCACTCCGGCTACCTGGTCGGCGGCACCTCGCCGTTCGGCACGAAGAAGGCGATGCCGGTCTACGTCGAGGCGAGCGTGCTCGACCTGCCGTCGATCTTCGTCAACGGCGGCCGGCGCGGCTACCTCGTGAGCCTCGCGCCGGCGGTGCTGACCGCGGTGCTCGGCGCGACGCCCGTGCAGTGCGCGAGCGTCGACTGA
- a CDS encoding class I adenylate-forming enzyme family protein encodes MSGFAHARILIARAAKHYCPFGGLPRPGGHGTIGTFSCERPRRARDGLISGGPMSLSPPAPGLDVAALLAALPERITAIPARIAARQPDHPALVEDARRLNYRQLAAAIEATAGQLRALGVRGGDRVMIVAENSIAQIVLLFATASLDAWACLANARLSAAELDAIAAHARPRAIAFVTATSSDAAAHAARHRALHAAEGEPGIGTWAVALDPDAGAEPVESGAARQCAALIYTTGTTGAPKGVMLSHRNLLFVAAMSSTLRRVSPDDVVYAALPVSHVYGLTSVCLGSLYAGATLRLVQRFTPEALRRALADERVTIFQGVPAMHAKLLDHLQAHGHAWHAPHLRFVYSGGSPLDADLKARVERIYGLPIHNGYGMTESSPTVAQTSLDAPRADCSVGTPIPGIEVRLAGVDGCDAAPGEVGEILVRGPNVMLGYYRDPEATRAAVTADGWLKTGDLASAADDGSLTLVGRSKELIIRSGFNVYPAEVEHALNAHPAVVQSAVIGRPVAGNEEVMAFVELTPGAALASDELAAWCAARLAPYKRPARIVAVDALPAASTGKVLKHRLREHPAYGE; translated from the coding sequence GTGTCGGGATTTGCTCATGCGCGCATTTTAATTGCGCGCGCCGCGAAGCACTATTGTCCGTTCGGCGGATTGCCGCGCCCGGGCGGGCATGGCACGATCGGCACGTTTTCCTGCGAAAGGCCGCGCCGCGCCCGCGACGGCCTCATTTCCGGAGGCCCGATGTCACTTTCACCGCCCGCCCCGGGCCTCGACGTGGCGGCGCTGCTCGCCGCGCTGCCCGAGCGGATCACTGCGATCCCCGCGCGGATCGCGGCGCGCCAGCCCGACCATCCGGCGCTCGTCGAGGACGCGCGCCGGCTCAACTACCGGCAGCTCGCGGCGGCGATCGAGGCGACGGCCGGCCAGTTGCGCGCGCTCGGCGTGCGCGGCGGCGACCGCGTGATGATCGTCGCCGAGAACAGCATCGCGCAGATCGTGCTGCTGTTCGCGACCGCCTCGCTCGATGCCTGGGCCTGCCTCGCGAACGCGCGGCTGTCGGCGGCCGAACTCGATGCGATCGCGGCGCACGCCCGGCCGCGCGCGATCGCGTTCGTCACCGCCACCTCGTCCGACGCGGCCGCCCACGCGGCGCGCCACCGCGCGCTGCACGCCGCCGAGGGCGAGCCCGGCATCGGCACCTGGGCCGTCGCGCTCGATCCCGATGCCGGCGCCGAGCCGGTGGAGTCCGGCGCCGCCCGGCAGTGCGCGGCGCTGATCTATACCACCGGCACCACCGGCGCGCCGAAAGGCGTGATGCTGTCGCACCGCAACCTGCTGTTCGTCGCCGCGATGTCGAGCACGCTGCGGCGCGTGAGTCCCGACGACGTCGTCTATGCGGCGCTGCCGGTATCGCACGTCTATGGCCTGACCTCGGTCTGCCTCGGCAGCCTCTATGCCGGTGCCACGCTGCGGCTGGTGCAGCGCTTCACGCCCGAGGCCCTGCGCCGCGCGCTCGCCGACGAACGCGTGACGATCTTCCAGGGCGTGCCGGCGATGCACGCGAAGCTGCTCGACCATCTGCAGGCGCACGGCCACGCGTGGCACGCGCCGCACCTGCGTTTCGTCTATTCGGGCGGCTCGCCGCTCGACGCCGACCTGAAGGCGCGCGTCGAGCGCATCTACGGCCTGCCGATCCACAACGGCTACGGCATGACCGAGAGCAGCCCGACCGTCGCGCAAACCTCGCTCGACGCGCCGCGCGCCGACTGCTCGGTCGGCACGCCGATTCCCGGCATCGAGGTGCGCCTGGCCGGCGTGGACGGATGCGACGCCGCGCCCGGCGAGGTCGGCGAAATCCTCGTGCGCGGCCCCAACGTGATGCTCGGCTATTACCGCGACCCGGAAGCGACGCGCGCGGCCGTGACGGCCGACGGCTGGCTGAAGACGGGCGACCTCGCGAGCGCGGCCGACGACGGCTCGCTGACCCTCGTCGGCCGCAGCAAGGAATTGATCATCCGCTCGGGGTTCAACGTCTATCCGGCCGAGGTCGAACATGCGCTCAACGCACATCCGGCCGTCGTGCAGTCGGCCGTGATCGGCCGGCCGGTGGCGGGCAACGAGGAAGTGATGGCCTTCGTCGAGCTGACGCCGGGCGCGGCCCTCGCGTCCGACGAACTCGCGGCCTGGTGCGCGGCGCGGCTCGCGCCCTACAAGCGGCCGGCGCGCATCGTCGCCGTCGATGCGCTGCCGGCCGCCTCGACGGGCAAGGTACTCAAGCACCGGCTGCGCGAGCACCCGGCCTACGGCGAGTAA
- the xerD gene encoding site-specific tyrosine recombinase XerD, with translation MKDAKNLKAAAAPAAAGKPRGAAGRKPRTAAGSANGAEPLGASPEREASRTSIELFCDALWLEHGLSQNTLDAYRRDLTLFAQWLATVHGASIDAVDEAMLTGYIAARSDGKATSSNRRLSVFRRYYGWALREHRAALDPTLRLLSAKQPARFPATLSEAQVEALLAAPEVGTALGLRDRTMLELMYASGLRVSELVMLKTVEVGLNDGVVRVMGKGSKERLVPFGEVAHGWIERYLREARPALLGARTSDALFVTARGEGMTRQQFWNIIKRHAMRAEIRAHLSPHTLRHAFATHLLNHGADLRVVQMLLGHSDISTTQIYTHVARERLRTLHAAHHPRG, from the coding sequence ATGAAGGATGCGAAGAACTTGAAGGCCGCCGCGGCGCCGGCCGCGGCCGGCAAGCCGCGTGGCGCGGCGGGCCGCAAACCGCGCACGGCGGCCGGCTCGGCCAACGGGGCAGAGCCGCTCGGCGCAAGCCCGGAGCGCGAGGCGAGCCGGACCTCGATCGAGCTGTTCTGCGATGCGCTCTGGCTCGAACATGGCCTGTCGCAGAACACGCTCGATGCCTACCGGCGCGACCTGACGCTGTTCGCGCAATGGCTCGCGACCGTCCACGGCGCGAGCATCGACGCCGTGGACGAGGCGATGCTGACGGGCTACATCGCCGCGCGCAGCGACGGCAAGGCCACCTCGTCGAACCGGCGCCTGTCGGTGTTCCGGCGCTACTACGGCTGGGCGCTGCGCGAGCACCGCGCCGCGCTCGATCCGACGCTGCGCCTCCTCTCCGCGAAGCAGCCGGCGCGGTTTCCGGCGACGCTCTCGGAGGCGCAGGTCGAGGCGCTGCTCGCGGCGCCCGAGGTCGGGACCGCGCTCGGGCTGCGCGACCGCACCATGCTCGAGCTGATGTATGCGAGCGGGCTGCGCGTGAGCGAACTCGTGATGCTGAAGACCGTCGAGGTCGGGCTCAACGACGGCGTGGTGCGCGTGATGGGCAAGGGCTCGAAGGAGCGGCTGGTGCCGTTCGGCGAGGTCGCGCACGGCTGGATCGAGCGCTACCTGCGCGAGGCGCGCCCGGCGCTGCTCGGCGCGCGCACCTCGGACGCGTTGTTCGTGACCGCGCGCGGCGAAGGCATGACGCGCCAGCAGTTCTGGAACATCATCAAGCGCCACGCGATGCGAGCCGAGATCCGGGCGCACCTGTCGCCGCACACGCTGCGGCACGCGTTCGCCACGCACCTGCTCAATCACGGCGCCGACCTGCGCGTCGTGCAGATGCTGCTCGGCCACAGCGACATCTCGACGACGCAGATCTACACGCACGTCGCGCGTGAACGGCTCAGGACGCTGCACGCCGCGCACCATCCGCGCGGTTGA
- the queG gene encoding tRNA epoxyqueuosine(34) reductase QueG: MNRKPELAVIDAPASPSDGAAWRCLDEAALEALARRIRAWGRELGFGAIGISDADLSEAEAGLAAWLEAGCHGEMDYMAKHGMKRARPAELVAGTRRVISVRLAYLPAATAAAGAASNASGWRAHELARLEDPAAAVVSIYARGRDYHKVLRSRLQTLAERIEAEIGPFGYRVFTDSAPVLEVELAQKAGTGWRGKHTLLLQRDAGSLFFLGEIFVDVPLPTDAELHPEAAPETPGSHCGSCTRCLDACPTAAIVAPFRVDARRCISYLTIELKGSIPEALRPLIGNRVYGCDDCQLVCPWNKFAQAAPVADFDVRHGLDRASLVELFGWSATEFDERMQGSAIRRIGHERWLRNLAVGLGNALRAPAGRLTGDARAAIVAALESRAGDASALVREHVEWALRAA; encoded by the coding sequence ATGAACCGTAAACCGGAACTCGCCGTGATCGACGCGCCCGCTTCGCCAAGCGACGGCGCCGCGTGGCGCTGCCTCGACGAGGCGGCGCTGGAGGCGCTTGCGCGGCGCATCCGGGCCTGGGGGCGCGAACTGGGTTTCGGGGCGATCGGCATCAGCGACGCCGATCTCTCGGAGGCCGAAGCGGGGCTCGCCGCCTGGCTGGAAGCCGGTTGCCACGGCGAGATGGATTATATGGCCAAACACGGCATGAAACGCGCGCGCCCGGCCGAACTTGTGGCCGGTACGCGACGTGTGATCTCGGTGCGGCTCGCCTATCTGCCGGCCGCCACGGCGGCGGCCGGCGCCGCGTCCAACGCGTCGGGCTGGCGCGCGCACGAGCTCGCGCGGCTCGAGGACCCGGCCGCTGCGGTGGTGTCGATCTATGCGCGCGGCCGCGATTATCACAAGGTGCTGCGCAGCCGGCTGCAGACGCTGGCCGAGCGCATCGAGGCCGAGATCGGGCCGTTCGGCTATCGCGTGTTCACCGATTCGGCGCCGGTGCTCGAGGTCGAACTCGCCCAGAAGGCCGGCACCGGCTGGCGCGGCAAGCACACGCTGCTGCTGCAGCGCGACGCCGGCTCGCTGTTCTTCCTGGGCGAGATCTTCGTCGACGTGCCGCTGCCGACCGACGCCGAGCTGCATCCCGAGGCCGCGCCCGAAACGCCGGGCTCGCACTGCGGCAGCTGCACGCGCTGCCTCGACGCCTGCCCGACGGCGGCGATCGTCGCGCCGTTTCGCGTCGATGCGCGGCGCTGCATCTCGTACCTGACGATCGAATTGAAAGGCAGTATTCCGGAAGCGCTGCGCCCGCTGATCGGCAATCGCGTGTATGGCTGCGACGACTGCCAGCTCGTCTGCCCGTGGAACAAGTTTGCGCAGGCCGCGCCGGTGGCCGATTTCGACGTGCGCCACGGGCTCGACCGGGCCTCGCTCGTCGAGCTGTTCGGCTGGAGCGCGACGGAGTTCGACGAGCGCATGCAGGGCAGCGCGATCCGGCGCATCGGCCACGAACGCTGGCTGCGCAACCTCGCGGTCGGGCTCGGCAACGCGTTGCGCGCGCCGGCCGGGCGCCTGACGGGCGACGCGCGCGCGGCGATCGTGGCGGCCCTCGAGTCACGCGCCGGCGATGCCTCCGCGCTCGTGCGCGAACATGTGGAGTGGGCGCTGCGGGCCGCCTGA
- a CDS encoding bifunctional tRNA (adenosine(37)-N6)-threonylcarbamoyltransferase complex ATPase subunit type 1 TsaE/phosphotransferase: MPAQPSHPHAVSVSAAPLAERRFALPDEAATAAFGERFAHALEAVRAQAVARHAFAGLQIQLAGDLGAGKTTLVRAILRGLGHAGRVRSPTYTLVEPYVLARDGGELMVHHFDLYRFSDPAEWADAGFREYFNAGAICLVEWPQQAGTLLGVPDLVFALDIDGDGRRLDARAYSASGYACLERC; this comes from the coding sequence ATGCCCGCGCAGCCCAGCCATCCGCATGCCGTGTCCGTTTCCGCCGCACCGCTCGCGGAGCGCCGCTTCGCGCTGCCCGACGAGGCCGCGACCGCCGCGTTCGGCGAGCGCTTCGCGCACGCGCTCGAGGCGGTGCGCGCCCAGGCCGTCGCGCGGCACGCGTTCGCCGGCCTGCAAATTCAGCTCGCGGGCGACCTCGGCGCCGGCAAGACCACGCTGGTGCGCGCGATCCTGCGCGGGCTCGGCCACGCCGGCCGCGTGAGGAGCCCCACCTATACGCTCGTCGAGCCCTACGTGCTCGCGCGTGACGGCGGGGAACTCATGGTCCATCATTTCGATCTCTATCGATTCAGTGATCCGGCCGAATGGGCGGACGCGGGCTTTCGCGAATATTTCAACGCCGGTGCGATCTGCCTCGTCGAATGGCCGCAGCAGGCCGGCACGCTGCTCGGCGTGCCGGATCTCGTGTTCGCGCTCGACATCGACGGCGACGGCCGCCGGCTCGACGCGCGGGCCTACAGCGCTTCAGGATACGCATGTCTCGAAAGATGTTGA